The nucleotide sequence GATTAAAAAACTTGCAGAACTTGATGCTACCATTTCACTTGTTGGCTTTGAACAACTTGATCACGGCTTTGCCGGCGCTGTAAAGAAAGAGTTGGCTGAAATAAATTTCTCTGAAGTAGATAGTTTCATACTGCCTGTTCCTGGTACAAATTTAGAGGGAAAAGTAGACACTGTATTCTCAAATGAAGAAATCATCTTAACGGAAGACTTATTGAAACAAACGCCTGAACATTGTCTGATTTTCTCTGGGATTAGTAATTCCTATTTAAATGAGATTACGACAAATGCAAAAAGAAGCTTAATTCAGTTATTTGAGCGGGATGATGTTGCGATTTATAATTCGATTCCTACAGTTGAAGGAACGATTATGATGGTGATTCAGCATACAGATATCACAATCCACAGCTCAAAAGTCCTCGTATTAGGGCTAGGGCGTGTCGGCATGTCTACGGCTCGCACGTTCCATGCATTAGGCGCCAAAGTAAAGGTAGGTGCGAGAAAGAGCGAGCACCTTGCACGCATTACGGAAATGGGGTTAGAGCCTTTCCATTTAGATGAACTAGAAGACCATGCAGATGATGCGGATGTCGTTATTAATACAATTCCAGCTCAAGTTGTTACCGCCTCTGTTATTTCGAAATTACCTGCCCACAGCTTAATTATTGACCTCGCCTCAAAACCTGGAGGGACTGATTTTCGCTATGCGGAAAAAAGAGGTGTCAAAGCATTGCTTGCACCTGGATTACCAGGAATTGTTGCTCCGAAAACAGCAGGTCAAATTGTAGCAAATGTCATCTCAAGCTTGCTGGATGAGGCGAAGCAACAACGAAAGGAGAACAGCTGATGTCACTTAAAGATAGACGTATTGGTTTTGGTTTGACAGGTTCTCACTGTACGTATGATGCCGTAGTACCTCAAATTCAAAAGCTTGTGGATGCTGGAGCAGATGTCCTGCCAGTCGTGTCGTTTACTGTTCAAAATACGACAACACGTTTTGGAGCAGGTGTAGATTGGATTAAGAAGATTGAAGAAATAACTGGAAATAAAGCGATCGATTCCATTGTGGCAGCTGAGCCGCTTGGTCCAAAGCTACCGCTCGATTGTATGGTAATTGCTCCGCTTACAGGAAACTCAATGAGTAAGATGGCGAATGCTTTAACAGATTCACCTGTCTTAATGGCAGCAAAAGCAACGCTACGTAACTTAAGTCCTGTCGTGCTTGGCGTCTCAACAAATGATGCACTTGGTTTAAACGGTATGAATCTAATGCGACTTTTATCCACAAAAAATATTTATTTTATTCCATTTGGGCAAGATTCACCAGATAAGAAGCCAAATTCCATTGTAGCGGATATGAATAAATTAGTGCCGA is from Bacillus tianshenii and encodes:
- the dpaB gene encoding dipicolinate synthase subunit B; the encoded protein is MSLKDRRIGFGLTGSHCTYDAVVPQIQKLVDAGADVLPVVSFTVQNTTTRFGAGVDWIKKIEEITGNKAIDSIVAAEPLGPKLPLDCMVIAPLTGNSMSKMANALTDSPVLMAAKATLRNLSPVVLGVSTNDALGLNGMNLMRLLSTKNIYFIPFGQDSPDKKPNSIVADMNKLVPTIEAAIDGRQLQPLLIERYKVQE
- the dpaA gene encoding dipicolinic acid synthetase subunit A encodes the protein MLTGMHIVVMGGDARQLEVIKKLAELDATISLVGFEQLDHGFAGAVKKELAEINFSEVDSFILPVPGTNLEGKVDTVFSNEEIILTEDLLKQTPEHCLIFSGISNSYLNEITTNAKRSLIQLFERDDVAIYNSIPTVEGTIMMVIQHTDITIHSSKVLVLGLGRVGMSTARTFHALGAKVKVGARKSEHLARITEMGLEPFHLDELEDHADDADVVINTIPAQVVTASVISKLPAHSLIIDLASKPGGTDFRYAEKRGVKALLAPGLPGIVAPKTAGQIVANVISSLLDEAKQQRKENS